One window of Triticum dicoccoides isolate Atlit2015 ecotype Zavitan chromosome 5A, WEW_v2.0, whole genome shotgun sequence genomic DNA carries:
- the LOC119300222 gene encoding endo-1,4-beta-xylanase 1-like — protein MASTQDVNMDGSLARYAPFGSSTTTLSVHNEEETGITVAVGGNEPSGRYILVAGRADEKDGVRLPIPVGVLKPGITYRVAGWISLGEAQGTSHPVRIHLDVDDNGNETLVECGAVCAQEGAWTEIMGAFRLRTEPRSAAVYVHGAPAGVDIKVMDVRVLPVDHKARFRQLKDKTDKARKRDVILKLGRQTGAAASVRVVQLDNAFPFGSCINTSVIQKPAFLDFFTNHFDWAVFENELKWYHTEAQQGQLNYADADALLAFCDRLGKSVRGHCVFWSVDGDVQQWVKNLNKDQLRSAMQSRLQGLVSRYAGRFKHYDVNNEMLHGRFFRDRLGEEDIPAYMFKEVARLDPEPALFVNDYNVERANDPNATPEKYAEQVAWLQSCGAVVGGIGLQGHVQNPVGEVICAAIDRLAKTGVPIWFTELDVPEYDVSLRAKDLEVVLREAYAHPAVEGVVFWGFMQGTMWRENSWLVDADGTVNEAGQMFLNLQREWKTDARGSVDGDGDFKFRGFYGRYVVEVTTATGKQMLKTFTVEKGDNDTPLLVDLADA, from the exons ATGGCAAGCACTCAG GACGTGAACATGGACGGCAGCCTCGCCCGCTACGCACCGTTCGGCTCGAGCACGACAACGCTGTCCGTGCACAACGAGGAGGAGACGGGCATCACTGTCGCCGTGGGTGGCAACGAGCCCAGCGGCCGGTACATCCTGGTGGCGGGGCGCGCCGACGAGAAGGACGGCGTACGCCTGCCGATCCCGGTGGGCGTCCTGAAGCCTGGGATCACGTACCGCGTGGCCGGGTGGATCAGCCTGGGCGAAGCGCAGGGGACGAGCCACCCGGTGCGCATCCACCTTGACGTGGACGATAATGGCAACGAGACCCTGGTGGAGTGCGGCGCGGTGTGCGCCCAGGAGGGCGCGTGGACGGAGATCATGGGCGCCTTCCGCCTCAGGACGGAGCCGCGCAGCGCCGCGGTTTACGTCCACGGCGCCCCCGCCGGCGTCGACATCAAGGTCATGGATGTCCGCGTCTTGCCGGTGGATCACAAGGCGCGCTTCAGGCAGCTCAAGGACAAGACTGACAAG GCGCGCAAGAGGGACGTGATTCTGAAGCTGGGAAGGCAGACCGGAGCGGCGGCGTCcgtgcgcgtggtgcagttggacaACGCCTTCCCCTTCGGGTCATGCATCAACACGTCCGTCATCCAGAAGCCGGCCTTCCTCGACTTCTTCACCAACCACTTCGACTGGGCCGTCTTCGAGAACGAGCTCAAGTGGTACCACACCGAGGCGCAGCAGGGCCAGCTCAACTACGCCGACGCCGACGCGCTCCTCGCCTTCTGCGACCGCCTCGGCAAGAGCGTCCGCGGCCACTGCGTCTTCTGGTCCGTCGACGGCGACGTGCAGCAGTGGGTCAAGAACCTCAACAAGGACCAGCTCAGGTCAGCCATGCAGAGCCGCCTCCAGGGCCTCGTCTCCCGCTACGCCGGCAGGTTCAAGCACTACGACGTCAACAACGAGATGCTTCACGGCCGCTTCTTCCGCGACCGCCTCGGCGAGGAGGACATCCCGGCGTATATGTTCAAGGAGGTGGCGCGGCTGGACCCGGAGCCCGCGCTCTTCGTCAACGACTACAATGTGGAGCGTGCCAACGACCCCAACGCCACGCCGGAGAAGTacgccgagcaggtggcgtggctgcAGAGCTGCGGCGCCGTGGTGGGCGGCATCGGCCTGCAGGGCCACGTGCAGAACCCGGTCGGGGAGGTCATCTGCGCCGCGATCGACAGGCTCGCCAAGACCGGCGTGCCCATCTGGTTCACCGAGCTGGACGTGCCCGAGTACGACGTCAGCCTCCGCGCCAAGGACCTGGAGGTGGTGCTCCGGGAGGCCTACGCGCACCCGGCGGTGGAGGGCGTCGTCTTCTGGGGCTTCATGCAGGGCACCATGTGGCGCGAGAACTCCTGGCTCGTCGACGCCGACGGCACCGTCAACGAGGCCGGCCAGATGTTCCTCAACCTCCAGAGGGAGTGGAAGACGGACGCGCGCGGGAGCGTCGACGGCGACGGGGACTTCAAGTTCAGGGGCTTCTACGGCAGGTACGTCGTGGAGGTCACCACGGCGACGGGGAAGCAGATGCTCAAGACCTTCACCGTGGAGAAAGGGGACAACGACACACCTCTCCTCGTGGATTTGGCCGATGCCTGA